The Anopheles merus strain MAF chromosome 2L, AmerM5.1, whole genome shotgun sequence genome has a segment encoding these proteins:
- the LOC121592566 gene encoding protein SMG9-like has translation MSGKQQPKILLKTRSTDDPAAGPSVSTPRRTPTILASATPQIAGTSKGSESRHAASAKSLPATAAPDPYSYTPMEGSFVLLKNHNAINYRTLDFLHESNQDYVVIGTIGMPGVGKSTVLNLLNTNLYAPDQSDNSKETIFPVHSTINIAGENEVRMHITEDRLILLDCSEPVFGHARKDFIQNEQDELKKLMILLRICHVILVVQQEYYNIRLMRTLMWAEMMTQVHSAQPTKLVFIRNKVVPHGTSHDSRERMINLYRQMFLNVASFSVTSASFSGDSGAQEEVFNYVEFPRIEKGETVSIPEHLKETILSLRQIVYAGRESIMARNCSEKAWGQALVKLIDCPEGNFFVDKYEKLKEKYNLHNHVKITENQYRDQTSLHFVE, from the exons ATGAGTGGTAAACAGCAACCGAAAATTCTGCTCAAAACTCGGTCCACCGATGATCCTGCAGCGGGCCCTTCCGTATCCACCCCCAGAAGAACTCCGACCATCTTGGCCAGTGCCACACCACAGATCGCCGGCACATCCAAGGGGTCCGAATCTAGGCATGCAGCATCCGCTAAATCACTGCCGGCTACGGCAGCCCCCGATCCGTACAGCTACACGCCGATGGAGGGGTCCTTCGTGCTGCTGAAGAATCACAATGCGATCAACTATCGCACGCTGGATTTTCTACACGAGAGCAATCAGGATTACGTCGTAATCGGAACCATCGGCATGCCCGGCGTTGGTAAATCGACCGTGTTAAACTTGCTCAACACAAACCTGTACGCGCCCGATCAAAGCGACAACAGCAAGGAAACTATCTTTCCGGTGCACAGTACAATTAATATTGCGGGCGAAAATGAAG TGCGGATGCACATCACCGAGGATCGGTTAATACTGTTGGACTGTAGCGAGCCGGTGTTTGGGCACGCGAGAAAAGACTTCATTCAGAACGAGCAAGACGAGCTGAAGAAGCTGATGATTTTGCTCCGCATTTGTCACGTCATTCTGGTGGTGCAGCAAGAATATTACAACATCCGACTGATGCGTACCCTGATGTGGGCAGAAATGATGACCCAGGTACATTCCGCCCAGCCCACCAAGCTTGTGTTCATCCGGAACAAGGTAGTGCCGCACGGCACCAGTCACGATTCCCGCGAACGGATGATAAATTTGTACCGGCAGATGTTTCTTAACGTGGCGTCGTTTTCCGTGACGAGCGCCAGCTTTAGCGGTGACTCCGGAGCACAAGAGGAAGTGTTCAATTATGTAGAATTTCCCCGCATAGAAAAAG GTGAAACGGTGAGCATTCCGGAACATTTGAAGGAAACCATACTGTCGCTACGGCAGATCGTGTACGCTGGACGGGAAAGTATAATGGCACGCAATTGCTCGGAAAAGGCATGGGGCCAAGCGCTTGTAAAGCTAATCGATTGCCCGGAGGGTAACTTTTTCGTCGACAAATATGAAAAGCTGAAGGAAAAGTACAACCTTCACAATCATGTAAAAATTACGGAAAATCAATATCGTGATCAGACATCGCTACATTTTGTGGAATAA